The Peribacillus simplex genome contains a region encoding:
- a CDS encoding aldehyde dehydrogenase family protein — MKKKWQLWIGGKWREAKSYEPLYNPHSNEEIAQIGQAEPADAIEAIVEANAAFQKYRSYPAHARAEILFKAAAIMEERSEELAKIISLEAAKTIRNAREEMNRTVQTYRFAAEASKNNYGEQIPMDAAVGGVNRFGFTVRTPIGVVTAITPFNFPFNLVAHKVGPAIAAGNSIVLKPAEQTPLSALVLADIFKEAGLPDGVLNIIPGKGDVLSEALTTHPYVKKVTFTGSVEVGHLIQQQAGFRKLTLELGSNSPFIVDEGVDIDKIIQRSVMGSFTNNGQVCISIQRIYVHKSLYQQFLDRFVSATKQLVIGSPLEENTNITAVISKKSLERLQSWIDEAVQEGAKIECGGTVEGNVLLPTVLTNVNRDSKVFRFEVFGPIVCIFPFDTLDDAINDANDSRYGLNSGVMTPSIERAFYAAERLETGGVVINDIPTYRIDNMPYGGWKDSGVGREGVKYAMQEMMEQKFISFKISDE, encoded by the coding sequence ATGAAGAAAAAGTGGCAATTGTGGATTGGTGGTAAATGGCGGGAGGCTAAATCATATGAGCCATTATATAATCCCCATTCAAACGAAGAAATTGCACAAATCGGACAGGCTGAACCAGCAGATGCCATTGAAGCGATTGTCGAGGCAAATGCAGCTTTTCAGAAATACCGATCCTACCCGGCTCATGCACGAGCGGAAATTTTATTTAAAGCTGCAGCAATCATGGAAGAACGCAGTGAAGAACTTGCGAAAATCATTTCTCTGGAGGCTGCGAAAACGATTCGAAATGCTCGTGAAGAAATGAATCGTACGGTTCAGACCTATCGTTTTGCTGCAGAAGCGTCAAAGAACAATTATGGAGAACAAATCCCGATGGATGCTGCAGTTGGTGGGGTAAACCGTTTTGGATTCACGGTTCGCACCCCGATTGGCGTCGTTACCGCGATCACACCCTTTAACTTTCCATTTAATCTGGTCGCCCATAAAGTTGGTCCAGCTATTGCGGCTGGAAATTCGATTGTGTTAAAACCTGCCGAACAAACCCCGTTGAGTGCACTGGTTCTTGCCGATATTTTTAAAGAAGCAGGGTTGCCGGATGGAGTTTTGAACATCATACCGGGCAAAGGGGATGTTTTAAGTGAAGCGTTGACGACCCATCCATATGTAAAAAAAGTGACTTTCACAGGCAGTGTAGAGGTCGGACACCTTATCCAGCAGCAGGCAGGCTTCCGCAAGCTTACACTTGAACTCGGATCCAACTCGCCTTTCATTGTTGATGAAGGTGTCGACATCGATAAAATTATTCAAAGAAGTGTGATGGGTTCATTTACGAATAATGGGCAGGTGTGCATCTCGATTCAACGAATTTATGTCCACAAATCGCTATACCAACAATTTTTAGATCGATTCGTCAGTGCCACAAAACAGCTTGTCATCGGTTCCCCCCTGGAGGAAAATACAAATATTACAGCGGTTATTTCAAAAAAATCATTGGAACGGTTACAAAGTTGGATCGACGAGGCAGTACAGGAAGGAGCAAAAATTGAGTGCGGCGGTACAGTGGAAGGCAATGTACTATTGCCTACCGTCTTAACCAATGTAAATCGTGACTCAAAGGTATTTCGTTTCGAAGTATTTGGTCCAATTGTCTGCATTTTCCCCTTCGATACGCTGGATGATGCCATCAATGATGCAAATGATTCGCGTTACGGATTGAACTCAGGAGTGATGACACCGAGTATAGAACGAGCTTTTTATGCGGCGGAACGCTTGGAAACAGGTGGGGTCGTAATCAATGATATCCCAACTTACCGAATTGATAATATGCCTTATGGCGGCTGGAAGGACAGCGGTGTTGGCCGGGAAGGCGTCAAATATGCGATGCAGGAAATGATGGAGCAGAAGTTTATCAGCTTTAAAATAAGCGACGAATGA
- a CDS encoding acetolactate synthase large subunit: MKASDLFIRCLENEGVQYIFGIPGEENTDLIDSLISSDIKFILVHHEQAAAFMADIYGRLTGKPGVCLGTLGPGATNLLTGIGSAYLDYSPVVAITGQAGLDRIHKESHQYVDIIGVFKEVTKWNQQIKVPHTIPEIIRKAFKTAVIEKPGAVHIELPEDVAMMDTEGEPLPVTPLPRSRPAEEEIKKAVELINRAKKPIILAGNGVVRDGAAEALRKFAEEKQIPVVNSFMAKGVLPSNHPLTLFTVGMQARDYVLCGFDLADLIITVGYDFVEYLPKYWNDEAMNPIIHIDARPAEIDAYYPVQAELVGNVTEGLEALSTGVVEKELWPEVKRLRSQIIEKFHSSDDVSGSPIIPQRIIADLKRAEKGNAIVISDVGAHKLWMARMYQPEMPNHTIISNGFASMGIAIPGAIAAKLAKPDKPVIAVTGDGGFLMNGVELATAKRLGIAFVIVIFHDSKYGLIEWKQLNKFDRTNAIEFTDPDFLSFAKSFGVKGVKVTHSDELLHALEEAISSQEIVLIDVDVDYSENVKLSKTLGDYICKL, encoded by the coding sequence TTGAAGGCATCTGATTTGTTTATAAGATGTTTGGAGAATGAAGGGGTTCAGTATATTTTTGGGATACCTGGTGAGGAAAATACGGATCTTATTGATTCTCTAATAAGCTCTGATATTAAATTCATCTTGGTTCATCATGAACAAGCTGCAGCTTTTATGGCAGACATCTATGGCCGGCTAACTGGAAAGCCTGGCGTCTGCTTGGGTACATTGGGACCGGGGGCAACAAATTTATTGACAGGGATAGGAAGTGCTTATCTGGATTATTCCCCTGTTGTCGCGATTACAGGTCAGGCGGGCCTTGATCGAATTCATAAGGAGTCGCATCAATATGTGGACATTATTGGGGTTTTTAAGGAAGTAACGAAATGGAATCAACAAATTAAGGTGCCGCATACGATTCCGGAAATTATCCGTAAAGCATTTAAAACTGCAGTCATAGAAAAGCCGGGAGCTGTTCATATCGAACTCCCCGAAGATGTTGCGATGATGGATACTGAAGGTGAACCTCTTCCGGTTACACCACTTCCTAGATCCCGCCCTGCAGAGGAAGAAATCAAAAAAGCCGTCGAATTAATAAATCGCGCAAAAAAGCCTATTATTCTAGCTGGTAATGGCGTAGTCCGCGATGGAGCTGCTGAGGCCTTGAGGAAATTTGCAGAAGAGAAGCAAATTCCCGTTGTGAATTCGTTCATGGCCAAAGGAGTTTTACCTTCCAACCATCCATTGACCCTTTTTACAGTAGGAATGCAAGCAAGGGATTATGTTCTATGCGGGTTTGATTTGGCCGACCTTATTATCACCGTCGGCTATGATTTCGTCGAGTATTTGCCAAAGTATTGGAACGATGAGGCAATGAATCCGATTATTCATATTGATGCTCGACCTGCTGAGATTGATGCTTATTACCCCGTCCAAGCCGAATTGGTCGGGAACGTTACGGAGGGACTTGAAGCGTTGTCCACTGGTGTAGTGGAAAAGGAGCTTTGGCCTGAAGTGAAAAGGTTAAGGTCTCAAATCATAGAAAAATTTCATTCTTCGGATGATGTTTCAGGAAGTCCTATCATTCCTCAGCGAATTATCGCCGATTTGAAAAGGGCGGAAAAAGGCAATGCCATTGTCATTTCGGATGTGGGAGCCCATAAATTATGGATGGCCCGGATGTATCAGCCGGAAATGCCTAATCACACCATCATTTCTAATGGCTTTGCATCGATGGGAATTGCCATTCCTGGCGCAATTGCAGCCAAACTGGCAAAACCTGATAAACCTGTCATTGCGGTTACAGGAGATGGCGGATTTCTGATGAATGGGGTTGAATTGGCAACTGCAAAACGTCTAGGTATTGCCTTCGTGATAGTCATTTTCCATGATTCAAAATACGGCCTAATTGAGTGGAAGCAATTGAATAAATTTGATCGTACGAATGCGATTGAATTTACAGACCCAGACTTTTTAAGCTTCGCAAAAAGTTTTGGTGTTAAAGGAGTGAAAGTAACCCACTCCGATGAATTGCTTCATGCATTGGAAGAAGCGATTTCGAGTCAGGAAATTGTCTTGATTGATGTGGATGTCGATTATTCGGAAAATGTAAAGCTCTCTAAAACATTAGGTGATTATATTTGTAAATTATAA
- a CDS encoding tRNA dihydrouridine synthase, with amino-acid sequence MIDNFWRDLPRPFFILAPMEDVTDVVFRHVVSEAGRPDVFFTEFTNTESYCHPEGIRSVRGRLTFTEDEQPIVAHIWGDKPEYFRQMSIGMAKLGYRGVDINMGCPVPNVTQNGKGSGLIRRPEVAADLIQAAKAGGLPVSVKTRLGFTDVDEWHDWLTHILKQDIVNLSIHLRTRKEMSKVDAHWELIPEIKKLRDQVAPDTLLTINGDIPDRQTGLKLAHQYGIDGIMIGRGIFNNPFAFEKQPKDHSSNELLDLLRLHLDLHDKYSKLELRPFKALHRFFKIYVRGFRGASELRNQLMSTESTDEVRALLENFGSKNLDGMGEQ; translated from the coding sequence ATGATAGATAATTTTTGGCGTGATTTACCACGACCATTTTTTATATTGGCACCAATGGAAGATGTGACGGATGTAGTTTTTCGCCATGTAGTGAGTGAAGCAGGCAGACCTGATGTGTTTTTTACAGAGTTTACAAACACGGAGAGTTATTGTCACCCAGAGGGCATCCGTAGTGTGCGTGGGCGTTTGACTTTTACGGAGGATGAACAACCAATTGTAGCCCATATATGGGGGGATAAGCCTGAATACTTTCGGCAAATGAGTATTGGTATGGCGAAACTAGGCTATCGGGGTGTGGATATCAATATGGGCTGTCCTGTTCCTAATGTGACACAGAATGGGAAGGGAAGTGGCCTTATCCGTCGTCCAGAAGTTGCAGCAGATTTAATACAAGCAGCAAAAGCAGGAGGATTGCCCGTAAGTGTAAAGACTAGGCTTGGTTTCACGGATGTAGACGAATGGCACGACTGGCTGACACACATATTGAAACAAGACATTGTTAATCTTTCCATTCATCTGCGTACAAGAAAGGAAATGAGCAAAGTAGATGCTCATTGGGAACTAATCCCGGAGATTAAGAAACTTCGTGACCAGGTGGCACCAGATACACTCTTGACGATCAATGGGGATATCCCTGACCGTCAAACTGGCTTAAAGCTCGCTCATCAATACGGCATTGATGGGATTATGATTGGGCGTGGTATTTTCAATAATCCATTTGCCTTTGAAAAGCAGCCGAAAGATCATAGTAGTAATGAATTGCTAGATCTCTTAAGGCTGCATCTGGATCTCCATGATAAATATTCAAAATTGGAGCTGCGTCCGTTCAAGGCTCTTCATCGCTTTTTTAAGATTTATGTCCGTGGGTTTCGAGGGGCAAGTGAATTAAGAAATCAATTGATGAGCACGGAGTCAACAGATGAAGTGCGTGCATTGCTCGAAAACTTTGGGTCAAAGAATCTTGATGGAATGGGGGAACAGTAG
- a CDS encoding peptidoglycan-binding domain-containing protein: protein MKKLLTSLVVLAMALGISFSTASASAGGFHHPESWDKNSILRKDSHGVEIRNMQYILNVMGFYTDSAVVDVDGIFGPKTEAGVKKYQKENNLKVDGVVGPRTWDSFSQYIKKFGNETYGAGGNMGLRIKWKYDNSSYTSGSKAYIYGNGDTLSDQYRLYAN from the coding sequence ATGAAGAAATTACTTACTAGTTTAGTAGTATTAGCAATGGCCCTTGGGATATCTTTTTCCACTGCTTCAGCATCAGCTGGAGGGTTTCACCATCCCGAAAGCTGGGATAAAAACTCTATTTTGCGGAAGGACTCTCATGGGGTGGAGATCAGAAATATGCAGTATATCCTGAATGTCATGGGTTTTTATACGGATTCAGCAGTGGTTGACGTTGATGGAATTTTTGGACCAAAAACCGAAGCTGGTGTAAAGAAATACCAAAAAGAAAACAACTTGAAAGTGGATGGTGTGGTTGGCCCCCGGACTTGGGATAGCTTCTCGCAATATATTAAGAAGTTTGGTAATGAAACATATGGAGCAGGCGGAAACATGGGACTAAGAATTAAATGGAAGTACGACAATTCTTCCTATACATCCGGTTCTAAAGCCTATATTTACGGTAATGGGGATACATTAAGCGACCAATATCGCTTGTACGCGAATTGA
- a CDS encoding DinB family protein produces the protein MDVKTLLSQQWASCLDEEDWFPPLEKVLEDITFEQAIWKPADGAMNSIWELVCHLLFYEKRYLMRFLGETANEPQAENNDSTFRLPTETLENWKETKQEYYYVHRELGKILAKSEHEDLYRQIPGDNSLVLELKSLAMHDAYHIGQIVFLSKMQGAWAGKRSF, from the coding sequence ATGGATGTAAAAACACTTTTATCACAGCAATGGGCAAGCTGCTTAGATGAAGAAGACTGGTTTCCACCACTTGAAAAAGTGCTGGAGGACATCACTTTTGAACAGGCAATTTGGAAACCAGCTGATGGGGCAATGAATTCCATTTGGGAATTAGTTTGTCATTTACTTTTCTATGAAAAGAGATATCTGATGCGATTTCTTGGTGAAACAGCGAATGAACCACAGGCAGAAAATAATGACTCTACATTTCGATTACCAACTGAGACGTTAGAAAATTGGAAGGAAACAAAACAAGAATACTATTATGTTCATCGTGAACTTGGAAAAATTCTAGCAAAATCAGAACATGAAGATTTGTATAGACAGATTCCAGGAGATAATTCATTAGTGCTTGAACTGAAGAGTTTAGCAATGCACGACGCATACCATATTGGGCAAATTGTATTTCTTAGTAAAATGCAAGGTGCTTGGGCAGGGAAACGAAGCTTTTAA
- a CDS encoding metal-sensitive transcriptional regulator, with the protein MEYDKSVINRLKRIEGQIKGVLGMMEQGQDCREIVTQLSAARNAIDRTMGVIVSANLEQCVRENVEKGEGTDHLVKEAVELLIKSR; encoded by the coding sequence ATGGAGTATGATAAAAGTGTCATTAATCGCCTGAAGAGGATTGAAGGACAAATCAAGGGTGTTCTTGGTATGATGGAGCAGGGACAGGATTGCAGGGAAATCGTCACTCAATTGTCGGCTGCACGTAATGCCATCGATAGGACCATGGGTGTTATCGTAAGTGCCAATCTTGAGCAATGCGTTCGGGAAAACGTTGAAAAAGGCGAAGGCACTGATCATCTAGTCAAGGAAGCGGTTGAGCTACTGATAAAAAGCAGGTAA
- a CDS encoding monooxygenase yields the protein MTYILQVDFKMEGPFGHEMVKEFTVLAKSINEEEGLIWKIWTEDRGAKEAGGIYLFETKESACKYLTMHTARLKGFGIEKVNGKIFEVNEVLTSINHGPIK from the coding sequence ATGACTTATATTTTACAAGTGGATTTTAAAATGGAGGGACCATTTGGCCACGAAATGGTAAAAGAATTTACTGTTTTAGCAAAAAGCATTAATGAAGAAGAAGGCTTGATCTGGAAGATTTGGACCGAAGACAGAGGGGCAAAGGAAGCTGGTGGCATTTATCTGTTTGAAACGAAGGAATCCGCATGTAAGTACTTGACTATGCACACAGCTCGGTTAAAAGGGTTTGGTATCGAGAAGGTTAACGGAAAAATTTTCGAAGTGAATGAAGTTTTGACTTCAATCAATCATGGACCAATAAAATAA
- a CDS encoding DsrE/DsrF/DrsH-like family protein, translating into MTEKKRTTIILFSGDYDKAMAAYIIANGAAAYDHEVTIFHTFWGLNALRKDETVSLKKGFLERMFAKMMPRGSDKMGLSKMNFAGMGPKMIKHVMKKHNAMSLPNLIELAQEQEIKLIACTMTMDLLGLQQEELMDGIEYAGVAAYLAEAEDGNVNLFI; encoded by the coding sequence ATGACTGAAAAGAAAAGAACGACGATCATATTATTTAGTGGTGATTATGATAAGGCAATGGCTGCTTATATCATTGCAAATGGGGCGGCGGCTTACGATCATGAAGTGACCATTTTCCATACCTTCTGGGGATTGAATGCCTTAAGGAAGGATGAGACGGTTTCATTGAAAAAGGGTTTTCTGGAAAGAATGTTTGCAAAAATGATGCCGCGTGGTTCAGATAAAATGGGTCTATCCAAGATGAACTTTGCTGGGATGGGTCCTAAAATGATCAAACATGTGATGAAAAAGCATAACGCCATGTCACTCCCAAATTTAATTGAGTTGGCCCAAGAACAGGAAATCAAACTAATAGCCTGTACGATGACAATGGATTTATTGGGCTTGCAGCAAGAGGAATTAATGGATGGAATTGAGTATGCAGGTGTTGCGGCTTATTTAGCTGAAGCAGAGGATGGAAATGTAAACTTATTTATATAA
- a CDS encoding rhodanese-like domain-containing protein — protein sequence MGTIFNLIILGFIVWLLYQRFVPAKGIKNINAAELKAELSNKGNKQFIDVRTPNEYRGNHIKDFKNVPLSELGKRAQELSKDKEVVVICQSGMRSSNACKALKKLGFKEVTNVKGGMSSWRE from the coding sequence ATGGGAACTATATTTAATCTCATCATATTAGGTTTCATCGTTTGGTTATTATATCAGCGATTTGTCCCGGCAAAGGGGATAAAAAATATAAATGCGGCAGAGTTAAAAGCTGAGCTGAGTAACAAAGGAAATAAGCAATTCATTGATGTCCGTACTCCTAATGAATATAGGGGCAATCATATTAAGGACTTTAAAAATGTACCTTTAAGCGAACTTGGCAAAAGGGCACAAGAACTTTCTAAAGATAAAGAAGTGGTTGTGATCTGCCAAAGCGGGATGCGGAGCAGTAATGCATGTAAAGCATTGAAAAAACTAGGATTTAAAGAAGTCACTAACGTAAAAGGCGGCATGAGTTCTTGGCGCGAATAA
- a CDS encoding rhodanese-like domain-containing protein, whose amino-acid sequence MKDILPNEVNALLKGNSPVHIIDVREVEEVKAGKIPNALNIPLGLVEFRMQDLDKSKEYIMVCRSGGRSSRAAQILEDHGYKVLNMVGGMNGWEGPTE is encoded by the coding sequence ATGAAAGATATTTTACCGAATGAAGTGAACGCATTATTGAAGGGAAACTCGCCAGTCCACATTATTGATGTGCGGGAGGTGGAGGAAGTAAAGGCAGGGAAAATACCCAATGCTTTGAATATCCCGTTGGGTCTAGTGGAATTTAGAATGCAGGATCTGGATAAATCAAAAGAGTATATCATGGTCTGCCGGTCAGGGGGCAGAAGTTCAAGGGCCGCACAGATACTTGAGGATCATGGATATAAAGTGTTGAACATGGTGGGTGGTATGAATGGATGGGAAGGTCCCACAGAATAA
- a CDS encoding sulfurtransferase TusA family protein: protein MIKTNSVLDAKGLACPMPIVKTKKAMSGLEAGEVLEVQATDKGSTADMKAWTESTGHQYLGTVEEGTTLKHYLRKASGEETEVKKHEKIISNEELLQVMEENRNMILLDVRESAEYAFHHIPASISLPMGELEQRMGELDKESEIFVICRSGSRSDLAAQKLTSAGFEQVFNVVPGMSQWNGPTQKSVKE from the coding sequence ATGATTAAAACAAATTCCGTTTTGGATGCTAAAGGTTTAGCTTGTCCAATGCCAATCGTAAAAACGAAAAAAGCCATGAGTGGCCTGGAAGCAGGGGAAGTGCTGGAAGTTCAAGCGACTGATAAAGGGTCAACTGCCGATATGAAAGCGTGGACGGAAAGTACAGGTCATCAATATTTAGGTACAGTTGAAGAAGGAACCACACTAAAACATTATCTTCGGAAAGCGAGCGGAGAAGAAACAGAAGTGAAGAAGCATGAAAAAATCATTTCAAATGAAGAACTTCTTCAAGTCATGGAAGAAAATCGAAATATGATCCTTCTGGATGTACGAGAATCCGCAGAGTATGCTTTCCATCATATTCCAGCATCAATATCCCTTCCAATGGGTGAATTGGAACAACGTATGGGTGAACTTGATAAAGAGTCAGAGATCTTCGTGATTTGCCGTTCTGGCAGCCGAAGTGATCTTGCTGCACAAAAGCTGACGTCGGCTGGATTTGAACAGGTATTCAATGTTGTACCTGGCATGAGCCAATGGAACGGACCTACACAAAAATCCGTTAAAGAATAA
- a CDS encoding DsrE/DsrF/DrsH-like family protein, with protein sequence MTNKVAIIASNGGVFDAYKVFNIATAAAATDQEVAIFFTFEGLNLIHKEMNGQLPLPEGKEHFAKGFKKANVPSIPELVTMAQEMDVKFIGCQMTMDVLGMEKEALVDGIEVGGAITFLEFAKDADVTLTF encoded by the coding sequence ATGACTAACAAAGTAGCTATAATCGCAAGTAATGGTGGTGTATTTGACGCATATAAAGTGTTTAACATCGCAACGGCAGCAGCAGCAACAGATCAAGAAGTGGCCATTTTCTTTACATTTGAAGGCTTGAATTTAATTCATAAAGAAATGAATGGACAGCTTCCTTTGCCTGAAGGTAAGGAGCATTTTGCCAAAGGTTTTAAAAAGGCTAATGTTCCTTCCATTCCGGAATTAGTTACTATGGCACAGGAAATGGATGTCAAGTTTATTGGGTGTCAAATGACCATGGACGTTTTGGGGATGGAAAAAGAAGCTTTAGTTGACGGTATCGAAGTAGGTGGGGCAATCACATTTTTAGAGTTCGCTAAAGATGCCGATGTTACATTAACCTTTTAA
- a CDS encoding MBL fold metallo-hydrolase encodes MTFKQMTAAEVSMKVIKKTDLFILDVRNESDFNDWKIEGQNFEFLNIPYFDLLDGVEEILDQIPANKEILVVCAKEGSSVMVAEMLSEAGLDVSYLKGGMKAWSEHLEPVRVGELTNGAEIYQFVRLGKGCLSYMVISNGEAAVIDSTRMIDAYLDFADDIGVKITHVLDTHLHADHISGGRRIAEVTNAAYWLPPKDAAEVTFEYQPLESGKVITIGHTAIDIQALYSPGHTIGSTSFVVDQKYLLSGDILFIDSIGRPDLAGLAEDWVGDLRETLYTRYRELSDELIVLPSHFMIIDELNEDGSVAKKLGALFADNHGLNITDETEFRELVTGNLPPQPNAYQEIRETNMGKVEPDDEKQREMEIGPNRCAVR; translated from the coding sequence ATGACGTTTAAGCAAATGACAGCCGCTGAGGTTTCAATGAAGGTAATCAAAAAAACAGACTTATTTATTTTGGATGTTCGAAATGAAAGTGACTTTAATGATTGGAAAATTGAAGGGCAGAACTTTGAATTCCTTAATATCCCTTATTTTGATCTACTGGATGGCGTAGAGGAAATCCTCGATCAAATCCCGGCCAATAAAGAAATCCTGGTAGTATGTGCAAAGGAAGGCTCATCTGTCATGGTAGCTGAAATGCTATCTGAAGCTGGATTGGATGTTTCTTATTTAAAGGGCGGCATGAAAGCATGGAGTGAACACTTGGAACCAGTTAGGGTCGGCGAATTGACCAATGGCGCAGAAATTTACCAATTTGTTCGACTTGGTAAAGGCTGTCTATCTTACATGGTCATCTCCAATGGTGAAGCAGCCGTTATTGATTCTACAAGAATGATAGATGCCTATCTTGATTTCGCCGATGATATCGGAGTGAAAATTACACATGTTCTGGATACGCACTTACATGCCGATCATATTTCTGGTGGAAGACGAATAGCGGAAGTAACAAATGCAGCCTACTGGCTGCCGCCAAAAGATGCGGCTGAAGTAACTTTTGAATATCAGCCATTAGAAAGCGGTAAAGTGATAACGATCGGTCATACAGCGATTGATATCCAAGCATTATACTCACCGGGCCATACCATTGGATCCACTTCATTTGTGGTCGATCAAAAATACTTGCTTTCCGGGGATATACTGTTCATTGATTCCATTGGAAGACCGGACCTAGCTGGATTGGCTGAGGATTGGGTAGGGGATTTGAGAGAAACACTTTATACACGTTATAGAGAATTATCGGACGAGTTAATTGTATTGCCATCACATTTCATGATCATCGATGAATTGAATGAAGACGGAAGTGTCGCTAAAAAGTTGGGTGCGCTGTTTGCTGACAATCATGGATTGAACATTACAGATGAAACGGAATTCAGAGAGCTGGTAACAGGTAATTTACCGCCTCAACCAAACGCTTATCAAGAAATCCGCGAAACCAATATGGGAAAGGTCGAGCCTGATGATGAAAAACAACGGGAAATGGAAATCGGACCAAATCGTTGTGCGGTTCGCTAA
- a CDS encoding sulfite exporter TauE/SafE family protein — protein sequence MDITFILTIFLIGFIGSYISGMLGIGGSIINYPMLLFIPPIFGLAAFSAHDVTGISAVQVLFASIGGIWSYRKSGHLNTTLILYMGISVLIGSVVGSFGSQSMSENGVNIVYGVLALIAAVMMFIPKKGIDDIPLDQITFNKWLAAILALIVGLGAGIVGAGGGFLLVPIMLIVLRIPTRVTIASSLAITFISSIGATVGKISTGQVEYYPALIMVVASLMASPLGAMAGKKMKVKVLQVILALLILATAVKTWVGIMS from the coding sequence ATGGATATCACCTTTATTTTGACCATCTTTTTGATTGGTTTTATAGGTTCATACATTTCTGGAATGCTCGGCATCGGCGGCTCGATAATAAATTATCCAATGCTGCTGTTCATTCCTCCGATCTTTGGTTTAGCGGCATTTAGTGCCCATGATGTGACAGGCATAAGTGCTGTACAAGTCTTATTCGCTTCCATCGGAGGTATATGGAGTTATCGGAAGAGCGGACATTTAAATACAACGCTTATTCTCTATATGGGGATCAGTGTGTTAATCGGAAGCGTGGTAGGAAGTTTTGGATCACAATCGATGTCGGAAAACGGAGTGAATATCGTCTATGGCGTTTTGGCGTTGATAGCGGCTGTCATGATGTTCATACCGAAGAAAGGGATAGATGACATTCCTTTGGATCAAATTACTTTCAACAAATGGCTTGCGGCCATCCTTGCCTTAATCGTTGGTTTAGGCGCTGGTATAGTCGGTGCCGGAGGGGGATTTCTATTAGTTCCGATCATGCTTATCGTTTTAAGAATTCCAACCAGGGTAACGATTGCGTCTTCATTAGCCATCACTTTCATTTCATCCATAGGTGCAACAGTAGGGAAAATCTCAACGGGACAAGTCGAATACTATCCGGCATTAATCATGGTTGTTGCTAGTTTAATGGCATCTCCGCTTGGGGCAATGGCCGGTAAAAAAATGAAGGTAAAAGTTCTGCAAGTCATACTGGCCCTATTGATTTTAGCGACGGCTGTGAAAACCTGGGTGGGTATCATGTCTTGA